From Silurus meridionalis isolate SWU-2019-XX chromosome 14, ASM1480568v1, whole genome shotgun sequence, a single genomic window includes:
- the gpatch8 gene encoding G patch domain-containing protein 8 isoform X3: MQGRTDPVPIIVKYDVMGMGRMEMELDYAEDATEKRRALEVEKEDTEELRQKYKDYAEKEKAIAKALEDLRANFYCELCDKQYQKHQEFDNHINSYDHAHKQRLKELKQREFARNVSSRSRKVGKKQEKMLRRLHELAEQRKQQECVPGSGPMFKQTTVAVDGEEGGFSSIDGVPMTLDSATEESSGEDKGNSGGFGQSSPKPGPTISFSLRKNTSSPTPSVGSNAPKVSVSFSFAKKAPVKLETAAAVFADHGEEAIEGEECQEEAVEKTTGEEGGTASSTDSPQSGSGGTGGADEQPQSDDGGTLASTLNKLNMMMKKEEGYSGQEPEYYHYMPPAHCRVKPHFQFLLFMKSSDQCSSREEEEDGEEEQEAGQSEAEVEQKESKNSDCKSEDSVSEPVKEPDTNLTSLPKVDTEVVSDNTPASNADSSSTGSQLVEAKQVLSESQDTGPRMPTDPFFLVLSKDESTTLQWPSELLEFTKAQPSLSYSCNPLYFDFKLSRNKGNRGGKANKAGKPANADGGEASKPEDSISTVATSRETIAAPPGVNADKKDDSSLKERTTDHESKDKKLENSEDAVGGSKKKKKKKKHKKSSKKAKQKAKEKVEGEMETETPGEKSKKKKKHKRKKNKARAEDDVKAGENKDQKDTDEKGGTNSSAQPTGGNLTSDGGKRKRPHKELSQRAGPQEGSTAKSNSLEEHSATKRPKPDPSTSGASCSASAQKSTAGGRPPTSESDEEGGSASQRSRRPHRHATPPREHRHHSEDSGQSGRSRSRSTHRGDRNHRRNRGQASRSWSYSSSSERSSAGSSAYSRRSHSYSDSYSDYSNGEHHRRTKRRSSDSEYDRRGGGRSHRRHYSSSSSEEDSRSRSRSHSRRKHHRRHHRSSSRSYSRSSRSSSARSYRRGSYSRSRSSASRSSSSTKGSPHRHSHNRRADSSSRRRNFNRSRIYQSQSLRSSSSRAQPQTSHSTQATKGSGGGGGASEHRNTLTARQLLEKVQSRKGGEESGTKPGNKIKDPPQGYFGPKLPPVLGTKNMLPLFGKLQAGKKPPLLSVMRTDDGEKSGLGKGSDTSNEVILVEPIREFPPPPPPPPPPVQQQQQQQVEETISNTVVSDETRDQVSEPQVLHDQRSIFGQESAEVMPAYQVEPGQDPNNPMMDGCILGPDMGQQTAMHAYPGYTVPTMEEEDMGMEAEEDGLAPLESQPITFTPEEMEKYSKLQQAAQQHIQQQLLAKQVKTFPSAAAAAAAANLAAAASLMPAPPPPPAALQPIHIQQPAVSASSATSITTVQHAILQHHAAATAMGLHHHNPHHAHHAHAQLAQVHHIPQHHLTPISLSPLGHTLGHTLSHSIGPTGLISAHHSAFLPGQPIHIIPASALHHAPLALHHVPHALYPTLFAPRPSAAAAAAALQLHPLLHPIFSGQDLQHPPNHGS; this comes from the exons ATGCAGG GACGCACCGACCCTGTACCCATCATCGTCAAATATGATGTCATGGGGATGGGACGCATGGAAATGGAG CTGGACTACGCTGAAGACGCAACAGAGAAGCGGCGAGCATTGGAGGTGGAGAAAGAGGACACAGAGGAGTTGCGGCAAAAATACAAG gattaCGCCGAGAAAGAGAAAGCCATTGCCAAGGCGTTGGAAGACCTGAGAGCGAATTTTTACTGTGAACTATGTGATAAGCAGTATCAGAAACACCAGGAGTTTGACAATCACATCAACTCTTATGACCATGCACACAAACAG AGGCTTAAAGAGCTGAAGCAGAGGGAATTTGCCAGGAACGTGTCTTCGCGTTCCCGCAAAGTTGGAAAAAAGCAGGAGAAGATGCTGCGACGTTTACACGAGCTGGCGGAGCAGAGGAAGCAGCAGGAATG CGTTCCTGGTAGCGGACCAATGTTCAAGCAAACCACAGTGGCAGTTGACGGAGAAGAAGGTGGCTTCTCAAGCATCGATGGTGTTCCTATGACCCTAGATAGTGCGACAGAGGAATCTTCAGGAGAGGATAAGGGAAACTCTGGCGGTTTTGGTCAAAGCTCCCCAAAACCGGGACCAACCATCAGTTTCTCCCTTCGCAAGAACACGTCTTCGCCGACACCAAGCGTTGGATCCAACGCTCCCAAAGTCAGCGTGTCCTTCTCCTTTGCTAAAAAGGCACCTGTCAAACTAGAGACAGCTGCAGCTGTGTTTGCAGACCATGGAGAGGAAGCAATAGAAGGAGAAGAGTGCCAGGAAGAAGCAGTTGAGAAAACAACAGGGGAGGAAGGAGGTACAGCATCCAGCACCGACAGCCCACAGAGTGGATCTGGTGGCACGGGTGGAGCAGATGAACAGCCCCAGTCTGACGATGGAGGGACTCTGGCGTCCACTCTTAACAAGTTaaatatgatgatgaagaaAGAGGAAGGTTACTCTGGGCAGGAGCCGGAATATTATCACTATATGCCTCCTGCGCACTGTCGGGTAAAGCCTCATTTCCAGTTTTTGCTCTTCATGAAATCCTCTGACCAGTGCAGTAGtcgagaggaagaagaggatggGGAGGAAGAGCAGGAAGCAGGACAATCGGAAGCAGAGGTCGAACAGAAAGAGTCTAAAAACAGCGATTGCAAATCAGAGGACTCTGTGAGTGAGCCTGTAAAAGAGCCAGATACAAATTTGACTTCGTTGCCCAAAGTAGATACTGAAGTGGTATCTGATAACACCCCAGCGAGCAATGCGGATTCCTCGAGCACTGGTTCCCAATTAGTTGAGGCTAAGCAAGTGTTATCTGAATCTCAAGACACTGGCCCTCGCATGCCAACAGaccctttttttcttgttctgagTAAAGACGAGAGCACTACATTACAATGGCCTTCTGAACTCCTGGAATTCACTAAGGCTCAGCCTTCACTGTCCTACAGTTGCAACCCTCTGTATTTTGATTTTAAGCTGTCCAGGAATAAAGGCAACAGAGGTGGTAAGGCAAACAAAGCTGGTAAACCAGCTAATGCTGATGGTGGAGAGGCATCTAAGCCAGAAGATAGCATTTCCACTGTAGCCACAAGTAGAGAAACTATCGCAGCACCACCGGGTGTCAACGCTGACAAAAAAGACGATTCTTCCTTGAAAGAAAGGACGACAGATCATGAGAGCAAAGACAAGAAGCTAGAAAACTCTGAAGATGCAGTAGGAGGGtctaagaaaaagaaaaaaaagaagaaacacaaGAAGTCAAGCAAGAAAGCCAAACAAAAGGCTAAAGAGAAAGTAGAGGGTGAGATGGAGACTGAGACACCAGGGGAgaagagcaaaaagaaaaagaaacacaaacggAAGAAAAACAAAGCACGGGCAGAGGACGACGTGAAAGCAGGAGAAAATAAagaccagaaagacacagatgAAAAAGGTGGAACCAATTCCTCTGCACAGCCTACAGGAGGAAATTTGACTTCAgatggaggaaaaagaaaacggCCCCATAAAGAACTGTCGCAAAGGGCAGGTCCTCAAGAGGGCAGCACAGCAAAGTCCAACTCTTTAGAAGAGCACAGTGCTACAAAACGTCCCAAACCTGACCCGAGCACATCAGGTGCGTCCTGCTCTGCTTCTGCCCAGAAGAGCACTGCGGGTGGTCGCCCCCCAACAAGTGAAAGCGACGAAGAAGGAGGCTCTGCGTCTCAGCGCTCACGCCGTCCTCACCGTCACGCTACCCCTCCACGTGAACATCGGCACCACAGCGAGGACTCCGGACAGTCGGGTCGCTCACGAAGCCGTTCCACTCACAGAGGAGATCGTAATCATCGGCGCAACAGAGGTCAAGCGTCTCGCAGTTGGTCGTATTCAAGCAGTTCGGAACGTTCCTCGGCAGGAAGCAGCGCTTACAGTCGCCGCAGCCACAGCTACTCTGATAGCTACAGTGACTACAGCAATGGAGAACATCACCGCAGGACAAAAAGACGGTCTTCAGACTCTGAATACGACAGGAGAGGGGGTGGGCGGTCACATAGACGGCATTACTCCTCCTCGTCCTCAGAGGAAGACTCTCGTTCTCGGTCACGCTCGCACAGTCGCAGGAAGCACCACAGACGACATCATCGCAGCAGCAGCCGCAGTTACAGTCGgagcagcaggagcagcagcGCTCGCTCGTACAGACGCGGCAGCTACAGCCGGAGTCGGAGCTCTGCCAGTCGCTCGTCCAGCTCCACTAAAGGCTCACCGCACCGACACAGTCACAACCGACGAGCTGACAGCTCTTCGCGGCGGCGCAACTTTAACCGCTCTCGCATCTACCAGTCGCAGTCTCTGAGGTCTTCCTCATCCCGTGCACAGCCACAAACCAGCCATTCGACTCAAGCAACTAAAGGAAGCGGCGGAGGAGGAGGTGCTTCAGAGCATCGGAACACACTCACTGCGCGACAGCTTCTCGAAAAAGTACAGTCTCGCAAGGGCGGCGAAGAGTCAGGAACCAAACCAGGCAACAAAATTAAGGACCCCCCACAGGGCTACTTTGGGCCCAAGCTCCCCCCTGTTCTTGGAACCAAAAACATGTTGCCCCTATTCGGTAAACTGCAAGCAGGGAAGAAACCTCCATTACTTTCTGTAATGCGAACGGACGATGGGGAAAAGTCAGGACTTGGAAAGGGCTCCGATACAAGTAACGAGGTGATCCTTGTCGAGCCAATCCGCGAGTTTCcacctccacccccaccccctccTCCACCGGTccagcaacagcagcaacaacaggTGGAGGAGACGATCTCAAATACCGTGGTCTCCGATGAGACCAGAGACCAAGTCTCAGAACCCCAAGTACTTCATGATCAACGGTCAATTTTCGGGCAGGAATCAGCTGAAGTGATGCCTGCATACCAAGTTGAGCCTGGCCAAGACCCCAACAACCCAATGATGGACGGGTGTATTCTGGGACCTGACATGGGCCAGCAAACAGCCATGCATGCCTATCCAGGCTACACGGTCCCCACTATGGAGGAGGAGGATATGGGCATGGAAGCCGAAGAGGACGGCTTGGCACCGCTGGAGAGCCAGCCGATCACATTTACCCCAGAGGAGATGGAGAAATACAGTAAGCTTCAACAAGCTGCCCAGCAACACATCCAGCAGCAGCTTCTAGCGAAACAGGTGAAAACTTTCCCGTCGGCCGCGGCCGCTGCAGCAGCAGCTAACCTGGCTGCTGCCGCCAGCCTTATGCCTGCACCTCCTCCACCGCCTGCTGCTCTGCAACCGATCCACATTCAGCAGCCTGCTGTGTCTGCGAGTTCAGCCACGTCTATTACAACGGTGCAACACGCCATCCTGCAGCATCATGCAGCTGCCACAGCGATGGGACTCCACCATCATAATCCACACCATGCTCACCATGCTCACGCCCAGCTTGCCCAAGTGCACCATATACCCCAACACCACCTCACCCCTATTTCTTTGTCACCTTTGGGCCACACATTAGGTCATACTTTAAGCCACTCAATAGGGCCCACTGGTCTGATTTCAGCCCACCATTCTGCCTTTCTCCCTGGCCAGCCAATCCACATAATCCCAGCATCTGCACTCCACCATGCCCCATTAGCTTTACATCATGTCCCCCATGCCCTTTATCCCACTCTTTTCGCACCACGGCCATCAGCTGCAGCTGCAGCAGCAGCTCTGCAGCTCCACCCTCTCCTTCACCCCATTTTTTCAGGGCAAGACCTTCAGCACCCTCCTAATCATGGTTCCTGA
- the gpatch8 gene encoding G patch domain-containing protein 8 isoform X1, protein MADRFSRFNEERDFQGGNHFDRYDEGQLELEQASLDKPIEPDNIGHRLLQKHGWKLGQGLGKTMQGRTDPVPIIVKYDVMGMGRMEMELDYAEDATEKRRALEVEKEDTEELRQKYKDYAEKEKAIAKALEDLRANFYCELCDKQYQKHQEFDNHINSYDHAHKQRLKELKQREFARNVSSRSRKVGKKQEKMLRRLHELAEQRKQQECVPGSGPMFKQTTVAVDGEEGGFSSIDGVPMTLDSATEESSGEDKGNSGGFGQSSPKPGPTISFSLRKNTSSPTPSVGSNAPKVSVSFSFAKKAPVKLETAAAVFADHGEEAIEGEECQEEAVEKTTGEEGGTASSTDSPQSGSGGTGGADEQPQSDDGGTLASTLNKLNMMMKKEEGYSGQEPEYYHYMPPAHCRVKPHFQFLLFMKSSDQCSSREEEEDGEEEQEAGQSEAEVEQKESKNSDCKSEDSVSEPVKEPDTNLTSLPKVDTEVVSDNTPASNADSSSTGSQLVEAKQVLSESQDTGPRMPTDPFFLVLSKDESTTLQWPSELLEFTKAQPSLSYSCNPLYFDFKLSRNKGNRGGKANKAGKPANADGGEASKPEDSISTVATSRETIAAPPGVNADKKDDSSLKERTTDHESKDKKLENSEDAVGGSKKKKKKKKHKKSSKKAKQKAKEKVEGEMETETPGEKSKKKKKHKRKKNKARAEDDVKAGENKDQKDTDEKGGTNSSAQPTGGNLTSDGGKRKRPHKELSQRAGPQEGSTAKSNSLEEHSATKRPKPDPSTSGASCSASAQKSTAGGRPPTSESDEEGGSASQRSRRPHRHATPPREHRHHSEDSGQSGRSRSRSTHRGDRNHRRNRGQASRSWSYSSSSERSSAGSSAYSRRSHSYSDSYSDYSNGEHHRRTKRRSSDSEYDRRGGGRSHRRHYSSSSSEEDSRSRSRSHSRRKHHRRHHRSSSRSYSRSSRSSSARSYRRGSYSRSRSSASRSSSSTKGSPHRHSHNRRADSSSRRRNFNRSRIYQSQSLRSSSSRAQPQTSHSTQATKGSGGGGGASEHRNTLTARQLLEKVQSRKGGEESGTKPGNKIKDPPQGYFGPKLPPVLGTKNMLPLFGKLQAGKKPPLLSVMRTDDGEKSGLGKGSDTSNEVILVEPIREFPPPPPPPPPPVQQQQQQQVEETISNTVVSDETRDQVSEPQVLHDQRSIFGQESAEVMPAYQVEPGQDPNNPMMDGCILGPDMGQQTAMHAYPGYTVPTMEEEDMGMEAEEDGLAPLESQPITFTPEEMEKYSKLQQAAQQHIQQQLLAKQVKTFPSAAAAAAAANLAAAASLMPAPPPPPAALQPIHIQQPAVSASSATSITTVQHAILQHHAAATAMGLHHHNPHHAHHAHAQLAQVHHIPQHHLTPISLSPLGHTLGHTLSHSIGPTGLISAHHSAFLPGQPIHIIPASALHHAPLALHHVPHALYPTLFAPRPSAAAAAAALQLHPLLHPIFSGQDLQHPPNHGS, encoded by the exons GATAACATTGGCCATCGGCTACTTCAGAAACATGGCTGGAAGCTGGGACAAGGCCTCGGCAAAACGATGCAGG GACGCACCGACCCTGTACCCATCATCGTCAAATATGATGTCATGGGGATGGGACGCATGGAAATGGAG CTGGACTACGCTGAAGACGCAACAGAGAAGCGGCGAGCATTGGAGGTGGAGAAAGAGGACACAGAGGAGTTGCGGCAAAAATACAAG gattaCGCCGAGAAAGAGAAAGCCATTGCCAAGGCGTTGGAAGACCTGAGAGCGAATTTTTACTGTGAACTATGTGATAAGCAGTATCAGAAACACCAGGAGTTTGACAATCACATCAACTCTTATGACCATGCACACAAACAG AGGCTTAAAGAGCTGAAGCAGAGGGAATTTGCCAGGAACGTGTCTTCGCGTTCCCGCAAAGTTGGAAAAAAGCAGGAGAAGATGCTGCGACGTTTACACGAGCTGGCGGAGCAGAGGAAGCAGCAGGAATG CGTTCCTGGTAGCGGACCAATGTTCAAGCAAACCACAGTGGCAGTTGACGGAGAAGAAGGTGGCTTCTCAAGCATCGATGGTGTTCCTATGACCCTAGATAGTGCGACAGAGGAATCTTCAGGAGAGGATAAGGGAAACTCTGGCGGTTTTGGTCAAAGCTCCCCAAAACCGGGACCAACCATCAGTTTCTCCCTTCGCAAGAACACGTCTTCGCCGACACCAAGCGTTGGATCCAACGCTCCCAAAGTCAGCGTGTCCTTCTCCTTTGCTAAAAAGGCACCTGTCAAACTAGAGACAGCTGCAGCTGTGTTTGCAGACCATGGAGAGGAAGCAATAGAAGGAGAAGAGTGCCAGGAAGAAGCAGTTGAGAAAACAACAGGGGAGGAAGGAGGTACAGCATCCAGCACCGACAGCCCACAGAGTGGATCTGGTGGCACGGGTGGAGCAGATGAACAGCCCCAGTCTGACGATGGAGGGACTCTGGCGTCCACTCTTAACAAGTTaaatatgatgatgaagaaAGAGGAAGGTTACTCTGGGCAGGAGCCGGAATATTATCACTATATGCCTCCTGCGCACTGTCGGGTAAAGCCTCATTTCCAGTTTTTGCTCTTCATGAAATCCTCTGACCAGTGCAGTAGtcgagaggaagaagaggatggGGAGGAAGAGCAGGAAGCAGGACAATCGGAAGCAGAGGTCGAACAGAAAGAGTCTAAAAACAGCGATTGCAAATCAGAGGACTCTGTGAGTGAGCCTGTAAAAGAGCCAGATACAAATTTGACTTCGTTGCCCAAAGTAGATACTGAAGTGGTATCTGATAACACCCCAGCGAGCAATGCGGATTCCTCGAGCACTGGTTCCCAATTAGTTGAGGCTAAGCAAGTGTTATCTGAATCTCAAGACACTGGCCCTCGCATGCCAACAGaccctttttttcttgttctgagTAAAGACGAGAGCACTACATTACAATGGCCTTCTGAACTCCTGGAATTCACTAAGGCTCAGCCTTCACTGTCCTACAGTTGCAACCCTCTGTATTTTGATTTTAAGCTGTCCAGGAATAAAGGCAACAGAGGTGGTAAGGCAAACAAAGCTGGTAAACCAGCTAATGCTGATGGTGGAGAGGCATCTAAGCCAGAAGATAGCATTTCCACTGTAGCCACAAGTAGAGAAACTATCGCAGCACCACCGGGTGTCAACGCTGACAAAAAAGACGATTCTTCCTTGAAAGAAAGGACGACAGATCATGAGAGCAAAGACAAGAAGCTAGAAAACTCTGAAGATGCAGTAGGAGGGtctaagaaaaagaaaaaaaagaagaaacacaaGAAGTCAAGCAAGAAAGCCAAACAAAAGGCTAAAGAGAAAGTAGAGGGTGAGATGGAGACTGAGACACCAGGGGAgaagagcaaaaagaaaaagaaacacaaacggAAGAAAAACAAAGCACGGGCAGAGGACGACGTGAAAGCAGGAGAAAATAAagaccagaaagacacagatgAAAAAGGTGGAACCAATTCCTCTGCACAGCCTACAGGAGGAAATTTGACTTCAgatggaggaaaaagaaaacggCCCCATAAAGAACTGTCGCAAAGGGCAGGTCCTCAAGAGGGCAGCACAGCAAAGTCCAACTCTTTAGAAGAGCACAGTGCTACAAAACGTCCCAAACCTGACCCGAGCACATCAGGTGCGTCCTGCTCTGCTTCTGCCCAGAAGAGCACTGCGGGTGGTCGCCCCCCAACAAGTGAAAGCGACGAAGAAGGAGGCTCTGCGTCTCAGCGCTCACGCCGTCCTCACCGTCACGCTACCCCTCCACGTGAACATCGGCACCACAGCGAGGACTCCGGACAGTCGGGTCGCTCACGAAGCCGTTCCACTCACAGAGGAGATCGTAATCATCGGCGCAACAGAGGTCAAGCGTCTCGCAGTTGGTCGTATTCAAGCAGTTCGGAACGTTCCTCGGCAGGAAGCAGCGCTTACAGTCGCCGCAGCCACAGCTACTCTGATAGCTACAGTGACTACAGCAATGGAGAACATCACCGCAGGACAAAAAGACGGTCTTCAGACTCTGAATACGACAGGAGAGGGGGTGGGCGGTCACATAGACGGCATTACTCCTCCTCGTCCTCAGAGGAAGACTCTCGTTCTCGGTCACGCTCGCACAGTCGCAGGAAGCACCACAGACGACATCATCGCAGCAGCAGCCGCAGTTACAGTCGgagcagcaggagcagcagcGCTCGCTCGTACAGACGCGGCAGCTACAGCCGGAGTCGGAGCTCTGCCAGTCGCTCGTCCAGCTCCACTAAAGGCTCACCGCACCGACACAGTCACAACCGACGAGCTGACAGCTCTTCGCGGCGGCGCAACTTTAACCGCTCTCGCATCTACCAGTCGCAGTCTCTGAGGTCTTCCTCATCCCGTGCACAGCCACAAACCAGCCATTCGACTCAAGCAACTAAAGGAAGCGGCGGAGGAGGAGGTGCTTCAGAGCATCGGAACACACTCACTGCGCGACAGCTTCTCGAAAAAGTACAGTCTCGCAAGGGCGGCGAAGAGTCAGGAACCAAACCAGGCAACAAAATTAAGGACCCCCCACAGGGCTACTTTGGGCCCAAGCTCCCCCCTGTTCTTGGAACCAAAAACATGTTGCCCCTATTCGGTAAACTGCAAGCAGGGAAGAAACCTCCATTACTTTCTGTAATGCGAACGGACGATGGGGAAAAGTCAGGACTTGGAAAGGGCTCCGATACAAGTAACGAGGTGATCCTTGTCGAGCCAATCCGCGAGTTTCcacctccacccccaccccctccTCCACCGGTccagcaacagcagcaacaacaggTGGAGGAGACGATCTCAAATACCGTGGTCTCCGATGAGACCAGAGACCAAGTCTCAGAACCCCAAGTACTTCATGATCAACGGTCAATTTTCGGGCAGGAATCAGCTGAAGTGATGCCTGCATACCAAGTTGAGCCTGGCCAAGACCCCAACAACCCAATGATGGACGGGTGTATTCTGGGACCTGACATGGGCCAGCAAACAGCCATGCATGCCTATCCAGGCTACACGGTCCCCACTATGGAGGAGGAGGATATGGGCATGGAAGCCGAAGAGGACGGCTTGGCACCGCTGGAGAGCCAGCCGATCACATTTACCCCAGAGGAGATGGAGAAATACAGTAAGCTTCAACAAGCTGCCCAGCAACACATCCAGCAGCAGCTTCTAGCGAAACAGGTGAAAACTTTCCCGTCGGCCGCGGCCGCTGCAGCAGCAGCTAACCTGGCTGCTGCCGCCAGCCTTATGCCTGCACCTCCTCCACCGCCTGCTGCTCTGCAACCGATCCACATTCAGCAGCCTGCTGTGTCTGCGAGTTCAGCCACGTCTATTACAACGGTGCAACACGCCATCCTGCAGCATCATGCAGCTGCCACAGCGATGGGACTCCACCATCATAATCCACACCATGCTCACCATGCTCACGCCCAGCTTGCCCAAGTGCACCATATACCCCAACACCACCTCACCCCTATTTCTTTGTCACCTTTGGGCCACACATTAGGTCATACTTTAAGCCACTCAATAGGGCCCACTGGTCTGATTTCAGCCCACCATTCTGCCTTTCTCCCTGGCCAGCCAATCCACATAATCCCAGCATCTGCACTCCACCATGCCCCATTAGCTTTACATCATGTCCCCCATGCCCTTTATCCCACTCTTTTCGCACCACGGCCATCAGCTGCAGCTGCAGCAGCAGCTCTGCAGCTCCACCCTCTCCTTCACCCCATTTTTTCAGGGCAAGACCTTCAGCACCCTCCTAATCATGGTTCCTGA